A single Stigmatopora argus isolate UIUO_Sarg chromosome 7, RoL_Sarg_1.0, whole genome shotgun sequence DNA region contains:
- the prokr1a gene encoding prokineticin receptor 1a: MTFASYPYSGSEMNNSSQNLASNFVDYDSVDYEVSPEDVPDTTRGPAFLAASVVIAASLVCIMVVCGAGNCAFIVSLLRDGKRRGLTDLLMANLAVSDTLVAAICCPLLLDYYVVSRLSWRHGSVACAAVNYLRTLSLHVSTNALLAIAVDRYAAIVHPLGPGLPSHTWYVVLAAVWGVPAVISIPSATMSSETEYPHGQSGAPKTFCAQIWPVEQRLLYRSYFLLVLAVEFLVPVLVMAACYVRISKELWFKKVPGFQTLQIRKRLRKRRRTVLLLILVLLAYVVCWSPYYAFSLLRDFYPTVISRDRNALVVFYVVECVAMSNGVINTLCFVSVRHKARKNAKSKQFIAAPLVLFAARKSICDEARTSSLRVTEELEGGSHRS; the protein is encoded by the exons TGGATCTGAGATGAACAACAGCAGCCAGAATCTGGCCTCCAACTTTGTGGACTACGACTCTGTGGACTACGAGGTGTCCCCGGAGGACGTCCCGGACACCACCCGCGGGCCCGCTTTCCTAGCGGCTAGCGTGGTCATCGCGGCGTCTCTGGTTTGTATCATGGTCGTGTGCGGGGCGGGAAACTGCGCCTTCATCGTCAGTCTGCTCCGTGACGGGAAGCGTCGCGGCCTGACCGACCTCCTGATGGCCAACCTCGCCGTGTCGGACACTCTTGTGGCGGCCATTTGTTGCCCCCTGCTTCTGGACTACTACGTGGTCAGTCGGCTGTCGTGGCGTCACGGCTCGGTCGCCTGCGCCGCCGTCAACTACCTGAGGACGCTGTCCCTGCACGTGTCCACCAACGCGCTCCTCGCCATCGCCGTCGACAG GTACGCCGCCATCGTGCACCCCTTGGGACCGGGCTTGCCGTCCCACACGTGGTACGTGGTGCTGGCGGCCGTGTGGGGGGTGCCGGCCGTCATCTCCATCCCGTCGGCCACCATGTCTTCGGAGACCGAGTACCCCCACGGGCAGAGCGGCGCCCCCAAGACCTTCTGTGCTCAGATTTGGCCCGTGGAGCAGCGACTCCTGTACCGATCCTACTTCCTGCTGGTCTTGGCTGTGGAGTTTTTGGTTCCGGTGTTGGTGATGGCCGCATGTTACGTGCGCATCTCCAAGGAGCTTTGGTTCAAGAAGGTTCCCGGTTTCCAGACTCTGCAGATCCGCAAGCGTCTCCGAAAGCGTAGACGGACGGTGCTGCTTCTCATACTGGTCCTGCTGGCCTACGTGGTTTGCTGGAGCCCTTATTACGCATTCTCCCTGCTCAGGGATTTCTACCCGACCGTCATCTCCAGAGATCGAAACGCTCTGGTGGTTTTCTACGTGGTGGAGTGCGTGGCCATGAGCAACGGTGTCATCAACACGCTTTGCTTCGTCAGCGTCAGACACAAAGCCAGGAAGAACGCCAAGTCCAAACAGTTCATCGCGGCCCCGCTGGTCCTATTTGCGGCCCGCAAGTCCATCTGCGACGAGGCTCGGACTTCCTCACTTAGGGTCACTGAAGAGCTGGAAGGAGGATCCCACAGGTCCTGA